ATTATTTGGAGAGGGCGAGAgcagtactaagatgggtgaccgcTTGGGAAGTCCTCTGTTTCCTTTCTAGACggctttgaagaagaagaagatgaagaaactgttcACTAACAGTTATCACTTGTAGGCAACCGGTGAAGACTACTCTGTTGAGCCCGGTGAAAGCCGAAGGCCTTTCCGTGCTCTTCTTGATGTTGGTCTTCTTCGAACAACTACTGGAAACCGTATCTTTGGTGCACTCAAGGTAACCTTAGCTTCTGCAGTTGTCATGCAATAGTGTTTTCTTgggttttcttcatatttttcataCTCATCATTCCCTTTTCCTAGAATGTCTGGGACCTCTGGGTACCTAATTCTTTGGTATATTTTGGTTTATACATGTTTTTTTCCCGGCTGATGCTTACCTTCTCTTAATTACTGTGGTTGAAATCTAATCATTACTCTACACAATTTTAGGGAGCTTTGGATGGTGGTCTTGACATTCCTCACAGTGACAAAAGGTTTGCTGGTTTCCAGAAGGGTGAAGGAAAGAAAGATGCTGCATTGGACCCTGAGATCCACAGAAAGTACATCTTTGGTGGGCATGTTGGTACATACATGAGGGTGTGTCTCGGGCACTTGCATATTTTTATTTTCGTCGATGAATACTCGTAGTATTGATTGAAATGCTCTTTGGTATTGTTTTCTGAATTCGTGTTGATGACAATGTCCAGACCCTAATGGAGGATGAGCCTGAAAAGTTCCAAACTCATTTCTCTGAGTATGCCAAGAGAAACATTGACGCTGATGGTCTTGAAGCTCTTTACAAGAAGGTGCATGCAGCTATCAGAGCTGATCCTACTGCAAAGAAAACTGAGAAGGCACCTCCCAAGGCCCACAAGAGGTATAGAAACTACTACAATATTTTGTGTTTTGTTTCCCTTGCTTTGCTTGGCTTCATCAATATAGTTACAGATAAAACTTGGTTTTGAGTTGAAATGTTCATGGTTTTTTGTTTTCCATCAACTGCaggtacaacttgaagaaattgACATACGATGAGAGGAAGAACAAGTTGATTGAGAGATTGAATGCCCTCAActcagcagcaggagcagatgatgatgatgacgaggaTGAGGATGACGAGTGAACTGTCTCTCACCACCCCAAGTAGAATTAAAGCAAAGAAATTTTGGGTGTTCAGCTTTGTGTCTTTTTCATTATATACTTGTTATCAGTGgacaaaatattttatatttttagttttgtCTGTCTTAATTGCTATGGACCTTGTTAGGCTTTTTGGATGGTTACAAGCTGAGAATCAAATGCAACTCGTTTTTGTTAAGTAGTAAATGATTCTTATGTTGTTGAGTTTTGTGATTTCTTATCTGTTCAGCTGCCTTGTCCTTTTTCTTTAGATGGGGTTCGACAGTCCTTGAGGCGATTCTAGTTTGACAAAGGACTTACAGGCCTTGGCCTTTTATGATGAGATTTCTTATCATAAAAATGAAAGAGTTTTTTTTTG
This is a stretch of genomic DNA from Papaver somniferum cultivar HN1 chromosome 1, ASM357369v1, whole genome shotgun sequence. It encodes these proteins:
- the LOC113318119 gene encoding 60S ribosomal protein L5-like, whose amino-acid sequence is MVFIKAQKPRAYFKRFQVKFKRRREGKTDYRARIRLINQDKNKYNTPKYRFVVRFTNKDIIAQIISATITGDLVMCAAYAHELPRYGLEVGLTNYAAAYCTGLLLARRVLKKLEMDAEYEGNVEATGEDYSVEPGESRRPFRALLDVGLLRTTTGNRIFGALKGALDGGLDIPHSDKRFAGFQKGEGKKDAALDPEIHRKYIFGGHVGTYMRTLMEDEPEKFQTHFSEYAKRNIDADGLEALYKKVHAAIRADPTAKKTEKAPPKAHKRYNLKKLTYDERKNKLIERLNALNSAAGADDDDDEDEDDE